The Aedes albopictus strain Foshan chromosome 2, AalbF5, whole genome shotgun sequence region CTCGCCGTAGTGCAGCAGTATCCGCATCAACCAGAGACAAAGGTTTGGAACCGTCCGATGAACCCAACAGGAAGTGATTGGGGGTTAACGCTGGTGCTGCTTCGTCATCAATGGACACGTGTGTCAGAGGGCGTGTATTCAGCACACCTTCTATTTCCGTCAACGCATTGCGCAGCTCCTCATCAGTTGGTCGTCGCGCATGTAGAACTTCCATCAGGTTTCGCTTGACCGATTGGATGAGCCTCTCCCAACTGCCGCCCATGTGGGGCGCCGCCGGTGGGTTGAACTGCCAAGCAGTAGATGAGGTGACAAACTCACGCATCAGCCGGTTCTGATTAACCGCTTCCATGGCTTCCTGAAGCTCCCGGTTTGCGCCCACAAAATTGGTACCCCTGTCGCTGTAAAAGCTGACCGGTGTACCTCTACGTGCCGTGAAGTTCCTCAATGCCATTATGCAGGAACTAGTTGTCAGAGAGTGCGCTACCTCAATATGAACGGCCCTTACCGTTAAACAAGTCAGTAGAACCCCCCATCTTTTCTCGACCCTTCGACCTACCGTTACCTCAATTGGGCCAAAATAATCCACCCCTACGTGTGCGAATGGCCTTGTGTACGCAGACAGTCGGGCCGCAGGAAGATCTGCCATTTCCGGCGGTTGAGGAAGAACGTCACGGTTTTTGCACCACTGGCAGCTTCTACGAATCGCAGTAAGGGCTTGTCTCAGGCGGAAGATGCTGTACTTCTGGCGGACTTCGTTGACTACTATTTCGTAGTTgcggtgcaaaaacttttcgtggTAATGGACTAATATTAATGATGTTACTGGATGCTTTGGAGGTAGAATAACAGGATTCTTGGCGTCACTGTGCAAATACGCGCACACAGTGGTTCTCCCCTTCATCCTCATTACACCGGATTCGTCAACGAACGGGCTCAACTTGTAAAGTGGACTCGTCTTTGGAATACGTTTGATAGTGGATTCTTTCGTCTCCAGCGCTGCGACTTCGTCCTGGTACACATCTCGTTGCGCTTGCCGGTAATGGTGTTCCTCCGCTTCCCGAAGTTCTTCGCTTGATAACGGTCCAGTTCTGAGTGGATGCTGACTACGACGACGTTGAAGGTTCAAGCAGAATCGAAGGACGTATCCAGTTACCGCTAGCAATCGCCGCCAACTCGAAAATCTTCCCACATCTATCGCAGGTTCGGGAACTTTGAAGTGAAGCAACACGCTGGGTCGCATTTCTTCCTCAGTGGAAAGCAACTTTTGTGGAAGTGTTGGCCACTTTTCTTCCGCTTGCATCAAGAATTCTGGTCCTTTGAACCACCTGCTACTCGCTGACAAGTCGAGTCGATCTCGCCATCTTGTTCCATCATCAGCAACGTTAGAACGAGTCGGAACCCATCTCCACTCGCGGACGTCTGTCGATTCTTGTATTTCGCTTACCCTTGACCCGACGAAAGCACTGTAACGTTTATGATCGGCTTTTAACCAACACAGAACGTTTCGGGAGTCAGTCCAGTAGGTACACTTGGAGATGTTCACCGTCAGATTTCCTATAACGTTCTTCGCCAATCTACACCCGTAGACTGCAGCCTGTAGTTCTAACCGTGGAATAGAGGTGTACTTCAACGGTGCTACGCGAGTTTTTGCAGCAATCAACGAACATTCCACTTGATTCCCTTCTACGAGTCGCAAGAACACTGCCGCTGCCATTGCACTTTCGCTTGCGTCAACGAATACGTGAATTTCGATGGAAGCTGCGTCCAAGGATGAAACAACTTGCCGGTAACACCTAGGAATCCGTAATTTCTCTACCTCGGGTAGCAATTGTAGCCAGTCACGCCACTTCTCGAACAGGTTGTCGGGAATTCGTTCGTCCCAGTCAACACTAGCACGCCAAACTTCCTGTAGCAAGATTTTCAGCAACACCAGAAAGTGGTCGATGAGACCTAGAGGGTCGTATATGGTCATCAGCGTCCGAAGGATCTCCCGTTTAGTAGGGCAACGACTTCCATCAAGCAGCGCCGAATCAAATCTGGTCCAGCATATTTTGTATTTGAACACGTCGTTTTTCGTATGCCACCACATTCCGAGGATTTTTTGACTCGCCACCTCCGCAGATATGTTCAGGTCCTTTTCCGTTGACTCTTCTCCATTCATAGTGGAAAGCACCAACGGAGAATTGGAAACCCAATTGCGGATTTCAAATCCACCCTCCATGTGAATGAAACGCACCGACTCCGCCAGTTCAACTGCTTCTTGCTCCGTTTCAACGCTGAAAACCATGTCATCCACGTAGTGTCGTTTTTTGATGACCGCTACCGCTGTTGGATATTCTTCTTCGAATCTTTCGGCGTTCTTGTTCTTCACAAACTGGGCTGTGGCAGGAGAACAGCTCGCCCCGAATGTCATTACCTGCATGATGTAGATGCTTGGATCACCGTGTTCGTCGCGGTCACGCCAAAGAAAACGCTGACATTGCTGGTCCTCAGGATTGATGTCGACCTGATGGAACATCTCACGGATGTCGGCACAAACGCCTATTCGATGCTCACGGAATTGGTACAGGATGCCCACAAGAGACGCTAACTGGTCTGGGCCAGTGAGGAGCACCGAATTCAGTGATATCCCGTATGCTTGGGCGGCGGCGTCCCACACAATCCGGACCTTGCCTGGCTTATTCGGATTGTACACCGGAAAAATGGGCAAGTACCATACCCGCTCGTATTTTGTTGACAGCTCCTCCGACGTTAGCCTGCGGATGTAGTTTTTCGATCTGTATTCCGCAATCTTTTCATGCAGGATGCTCGCTAACTCCGTGTCCTTCTCCATGCGTTTTTCCAAGCATCTCCAACGACGAACTGCAACTGCTTTGTTGTCCGGCAGACGGATTTTGTCGGACCGCCATAACAGGCCGGCTTCGTAACGTTCTCCGTTGAAGTGAGTGCGAGATTCCAGAAGAGCCATGGCGCGTTCATCGTCTTTAGAAAGCCGTCCAGCGTTACTCGGTTGAACTACCAAACTATCCATGGAGAAGTAATCTTTCACCATCTGATTCAGATGCGTCAGGCCTGGTTCGTTGCAGGAGCAGATGTGGTACGTATGACTGGCTGTACTCGAAGAGTCCTGCGATGCCCAGCCACCGTATACAGTCCAGCCAAGATTGGTTTTGACGGCGATTGGCTCACCCATCTTGCCTTCACGACTCCTTCGCACCAGCATTAGGTTGGCATGCTTCAATCCAATCAGTATTCGTGGACGAACGTTACAATACGAGTCCACGGGCAGACCACGCAGGTAGCCGTGCCGCTCCGAGAGTTGGTCCATATCTAGTGACTGGTACGGCAGTTGCAGCTCTTCGACAGTCCTCACGTCCTGCAATAACGTCCGCTTTCCATCCTTTCCGCATATTTCGACGTTGATACTCTGTGAGTCGGATTCGTAGCGATGGGTACCACCCGTCCATTTCAGGCAGAGGGGAATAAccgttccaaagagcttcaggtcCTCCGCAAGCTGCTGATCGATGAGAGTTAACTCCGATCCGTCGTCTAAGAAGGCGTGACATCTGACTTGTACTCCGTCGCCAAACAGAGTCACCGGCAAATAGCGAAATGAACCTGGACCCGTATCCGATCGATGCGTGTTGACATTGCGTTCTTCATTCTGCTTTGGAGATCCGCCTACGTTGGACGTGTCTTTGCTCGTTGTAGCAGGTGCAGCGAAATCTTTGTGAAGCAATACGTGATGCTTGAAGGTGCAACCGTTCTTCCCACATTCCCCAGAATTACAGCCACCTTTGTGCTGCCGAAGACACTTGCGGCAGAAATTGAAACCACGAACGGTCGCCCATTTTGACTCATAAGACAACTCCAGGAACCTCTTGCATTTCGCCAGACATTTGCAATCGCCTTTGCAGGCCGGACAGGGTTTGTTATCTCCGCTTCCTACAATTGCTGACTGCTGCGTTGTCCGAGCTGGCTGACTTCTTTCCTTGACTGAAACTTCTGCGTGAGTGTTAACGTATTTCTCCTTACGAACTGCTCTGAACTCCTGCGTCTTGCTTCCACGGTACTGCGGCTCGAAAACCACGTTCACGTCCTCTGCTAGGTTGTATATCCACCGGCTAAACGTGGACAGCTTCGCTTTCCGCAACTTCCTCTTGTATCGGGCCCAGTCCAGTCTAATTTGCGGTGGCaacttcttctcgaattccttcagcaacGTCGTATCACACATGTACTGCTTCTCTCCGCAAGCTTCTATCGTAGCACAGAGGTTTTGAACTTCCAGCGCAAAGTCGACCAGCTTGTCCATCGCTTCCGGCTTGATGATCGGCATTGCTATTATTTTATCCTTTAAGTAGTCGATAATCGTCTCCGGTCTGCCAAACCGCAGCTTCAACGCACTGATCGCTCTTCCCACGGTTTCAGGCCGCATCAAAAAACTTCGGACAGCGTTGAACGCATCTCCCTTCAGACAGTTCCTGAGGCGAATCATGTTTTCGGCGTCCGTGTATCCACACATGACTGAAGTATCTTCGTACGTTGACACAAACATCGGCCATTCCTCCGGATTACCGCTAAACTTCGGCAGTTCACGAGGAACAACTTGACGGGCTGCTAGTTCATCCTTCGAAAGCTTCCTGTCGCTCCGCAATGATTGTTGTCGCTCCGTTCCAGATCggttgctacttccacctttcgggACCTTCCTGGTCGAGGTCATTTTAGGCCTGAGATGCCTTCGCCCCACGAGCTCTCCGACGGATTGCGCTCCATCTGCTCTACCATCTCGATCCGCTCCGCTGTCCATCGACGTCTCTTCGTCACTATCTGATTCGCTACCAGACGCTGAAATTTCGCTCGAAACCTCGGTTTCCACGCCGTCTTCAGAATCATAAACTCTGGCTTCCTTGTACGACTGCTTGCCCTTTTCACGGATCTCGCTGTGACGCTTCAACCAGTGCTCAACTTTATTGACGACATTCGGCTGATCAACAGCGGATTCGCCACTACCTTCCAGATCAGCCATCTCCTTCAGGACCTCGAACTTCTTCTTCGCCAATTCTCGCTTCCGTTGCATTTCTTCTCGCATCAACTCCTCCTCAGCTTTGATCTGCTGCAGTTCCACGTCCAAACGAGCTTTTGCTGACTTTCGTGATGCTGCTGAAACTACGGAACCGGCCCGGCTCGCTTTCAAGCTTGGAGCTGGCCCTCCGACTGCACCGGCTAGCTCATCGGCCTCTTTCGTCTGCTCGTTCACTCCATCTATCTGCCCCTCCTTCCGATTCGCCTTCTTTGTAccttttgcagctgcagctcgcgTCATCATCTTCCGTGGAATCGCACCTTTGGCTGCCTTCGCGGTATCGCATTTCAAGCAGGTCCAATTGTAGCCCTTGATATCCTCGGAAACACCCACGCACGAGAAATGATGCCACACGTCACATGTATTGCATTGCACCATACGCTCATTGACCGGGTTTTCGCACAACGCACAACTCTTTTCAGCCGAAATGGTGGCTTGAGGGTCTGATTTAGGGGGATTTAGAGGTTTAGAGGTCGAACTGGCGACGATGTCGCTTTTTGAGGCTTTGTTCTGGGTCTGTTTAGACGGGTCTTTGGGGGGTTCTTTATTTACTGACCTTATACTAGGAGGAGACTTCTGCTGCTTACCTTTGGTCTTCTTTGCAGCATCCATACCTGGATCCGACATCGTTCCGGGGTAAACGAAATTTTAATTTGTTGGCCGCGCCAACTGGAGGGGATGTCTTCCGAAAGATTGAACCACCACAGgaatttttggttggttaaaattTCCTTTAATATAATGATAGGGAGTTAATATGGGGTTTAATGATACAATCAATTTCACCTTACGTTTAGTGCCTCCTGCAATCTCTTCTACCTCGACTCTGCTGATTGAAGCCTCCTTCGTATTTAGGTTAAACTGCATGTAATATTAGGTTTTTAAACATTTAGGATAAGTTTTTAATCAATTCAAATGCATGTTTTAGGTTTAGTTCTTACCCCTTTGCACTCAATTAAGCCCAATAATCTATGAAGTTTCCAAACCATAGAATAATGAATTGGGCACGATTGCGGACCGGGAATCAAAGGGAGTAATAttgatctaaatataacaaatatTAAATTCTTCGAATTGATCAAACAAATAGTGGGTAATTACTTCACTCCTCACCAATCTTCAGCACTGATAGCTAAGTATTCCAATAGAAACTAGTTATAATTTTACAAATTGTAGATTTCTCACTGAACATCAACATGAATCAGCATTCTTCTGTGTTTTTCTGCTCTCTGTCAAACCAATGACCACGTCAGCTGCCTATTCGGACAATGGAACGTCATTTCTACCGACGGTCGACGAACCAAGGTGATGCGATGGTAGGTGCGTATCGCCCGAGGGGCGCAACACgtcggcaatgggaggggtttaacccccaaagtcccgcccttgtgcacgggcatgcttggtgcatctacctcgcactgctgcttaaggagaaacttcaaagaataccaatatggctgccacaatggccgacttagacccctactcacgttttcaagagcacaaatcttaaaaaatcgtgaacaaatgcgctcaatttggaaaagctgcctctttttacaagtgagcaaaaccagGAAAATCAAGTACGGCTTGGTTCAATGCTTCGTTCGTGAGatgtgtgcctctaaagtttgtatgcaaaattgcaatgggatttcttgatgtttaacACTGAAGAATCGCCTCCTCCATTAGCTGGGtgctgggttcgctgtaaagtgcagcgagttcgtggttcatccttctcctccacacactgttctcctgcacactgccAAAGATCGTCTTTTGCACGCGTctttcgaaaacttcgagtgcttgcaggtcctcctccagcatggtccatgtctcgtgtcagtGGAGGACCACTGGTCttcttagcgttttgtacatggtgcatttggtgcgtgggtgaatctttttcggtcccagtttcttctggaacccgtagaaggcccgacttccgctgatgatgcgcctccgaatttcacggctcacgttgttgtcagccgtcagtaagaatccgagatagacgaattcctccaccacctcgaaagtatctacgtctatcgtaacattactacccagacgaattcggtcgtattcggttccgcctaccagcatgtactttgtttttaaggcattcagcaccagcccgacctttgctgcttcgcgtttcaggcgggtgtacagctctgccacctctccaaatgttctggcaataatgtccatgtcgtctacaaagcacacaaattgaccggattttgtgaaaatcgttccccgtaTGTTGGGCCCGGCTCgtagcatcacaccttccagagcgatgttgaagagtaggcatgagagtccatcaccttgtcgcagtccccggtgagatttgaatgaactggatagttcccccgaaacccttacgcagttttgcacaccgtccattgttgcttcaatcagtcaagtcagcttcccaggaaagccgttttcgtccatgattctccatagctctgcgcgatcgatactgtcgtatgccgctttgaagtcgatgaacaggtgatgctttgggacctggtattcacggcgtttcttgaggatttgccgtacggtaacgatctggtccgttgtcgaccggccgtcgatgaagccggcttaataacttcccacgaactcattcgttttaggttacagacgacggaagataatctgggatagcactttgtaggcagcgttcAATAGTGATCGCcgtaaagttctcacattccaaatggtcacctttcttgtgaatggggcagattatccctttcttccactcctccggtagctgttcggtttcccagatcctgactatcagccgatgcagacaggtgcccaacttttctggacccatcttgatgagttcagctgcgataccatccttacctttgttggttttgagctggtgaatggcatccttaacttccctcagcgtgaagGTTGGTTcacttccgtcctccgctgcactggcgtcgtcgtttcctccgttgccgtgggctccagtgcctacgttctccacgccattcaggtgctgatcaaagtgctgcttccactttcgatcacctcacgtccgtccgttaagaggcctccgtctttatccctgcatatttcggctcgcggcacgaagccgttgcgggatgcgatgagcttctgatagaacttccgtgtttcttgggaacgacacagcagttccatttcttcgcactccgctaaTGTATCCACCTCAGTTTTAAAGACCAGCGTGTAGCTGGTTTCACTTTTTTTTAACTTCTTATTCTTTTTTCCAACCgaaatccaagggttctccttctctCGGTCCGGTTGGCCACCGTTTCTCTTAGGGTTGGCCTCCTGGGGATTGGGATTCTGtgccaagtgtgttacttgggtaccaacatctttggtagctcgctactgttgcggttcagcgcccgcgtgaaaTCCGCGCCGGTCATCTGCGCTTCCTTGGCCTCGTGATCCTCCTGTTGAACCTCCTGCAGCTTGCTCGGTGGTGGGCACACCAGTCCCTTGGAATGGCGATCTCGCCAATCTTACTCGTGCGAACGGGTTCAACGGCGTTCACTCTGTCGCTCCACTCTCGATCAGATGGTTTATGGAttagttgatcatttctgttgggtcccccttagagccgctatgtCTCACTGCTAATGAAGTAGTCGTccatgatcctggtggttatatatgcaagcagggaggccaccgagagttggcacaggcccttatggggactgaggtcagagccggatcagcgttaaTGAGGAGTGTTagtctgaacctacttccacccagttggTTGCCTAAGCTGGTCAGGTCATAGGTCAGGAACGTTCTTAAATGCCACGCCATGGTTTCATGAGATAGAAGACTACATCCGCCGTTTAAAGTCAGTGTcaccgaccttactaagaggatagaatgccgtcgctaccagctcacttggacgtagttacctaagcgtgtaccgtCTCAGTTACCAGTATGCCGTCGTTTACACGTTTAACCCATGATTTTCTGTTAACTCCTTATGCGGACTTCCCTGCATGTTCAAGCTGTAAATGCAAACTAACCATCGAACACTTACTAATTGATTGTACTAAATTCAACAGAATCAGGAAAACAACTGGCATTTCCGGAACGCTAGAAAGCATCTTACAAAATAGTAAGGAAAAAGAAAACAAAGTTATAAAGTTTGTAAAAGAAATAGACCTATATAAAACATTGTGACACTATGTAAAACATGtaaatattatgattatgattaaaTAAAGCCAGACGCGAATGACCCCTGTGGTTAAAACGtctataatagaaaaaaaaagtatgCCGTCTTTACTggcgtcgttcctgatgtgctCGAGGCACTCCTAGATGGATTGTGACACTTTGGAagtgcttgtacagagttgcgtCCGAATGTGTGGCATTTATGCTGAAGCCCAGCAGATCCCACAGTGCACTGGTGCCCCCGCCATACCTAGACTTACTTCGCTTGAGCAATCCATATGCCCAGGTGCTGAAAATGTGGAATATACGGTACAGAGTATTGGCGACTCGATCAGCCAGGGGTGGTGAGGAAGGGCGTTGATCATAGCGAAAATCTGTGTTGGAGGAAGAGTGGCGTTGACCGCGGAGATGGATATCTAGAGGTTTTGTAAGAGATGCTTTTGGGTGGTACGACGTTTCATCGGCCATCGCTCATATCATTCCGGAGCTTTAGAGGAGATGACGTGTAGACTCAAGGTTGTTGCAGGGTTCGGAAGTTTTCTATACGCAGGTCATACTGGTGCCTTGCGGTTCTATTGGACATTTGGCTTTGCGGAAAACTCCTTAGAATGTGGTTGTTGTTAGATCACAATTCTTAAAAGATATTGTCATACACAAAATATTGTTTTACCACTTACTCCAAGCTATTATTTGTAAAGTGAGCTTCCTGCATGCATAAAATAAAGAATGCTATTTTCATCACAACATCCCAATTCATGCCCCACAGTGCACCCCGGGAAGCTTGCACAACCAGCTTCAGCTGCTCCTTGCCAACCGTAAATGACGGATCGTTCCCGAATTCCGGCCGATTGCTGCGGGTGAAAACTTTGGAAATAAATCTAATCCACTTCGCCCGGCAGCTGAAATGCGACTAAACGACCGGGCAACCATTTGTTTCTCTTAGCTGCTGTGCCTCTCCTCCCTATCCCAGCAGCACCACCACCCTCCCACAATCGACTTGGATGTGACAGTTTGCCTATGGCGGTGGTCGTCCACAAATTGAaccaacgacgatgacgacgacgacgacgttgagaGCCTGTGTGGCGTGCAGCCTGGGCCGCGCCGTGCCAGTTCGATTTGGGTCAGTCCGATCCGAGAGTCCGGGTCCAAGCTCCGGTGAAATCAACCGCACAAAAGTTTATAATTTATTTCTGAGATCCTTTTAGTCGATTATCCCCACCGCAGGGCACACCAGGGCAAACTTGACTTCTTTCCATGTGGTTTCCGTGGCCGAGGTGGTGGAGAGCTGTGTGGCCGGTGGCCCCTGGAGCGCTTATGGAACGGGATGATTGAGATGTTCGCCGAAATGCACAATCTAATCAATCGTGTCCATTTGGTAAATAAGATTTGCAGACGGAGCTCTTTCGGCCATGTATCGGGAAAATGGTCCTGATTGGCCACCGGGATTGGAGGAGCGAAAAGACAATTCGATCAGGGGTGAACTCTGCGTCAACTAGTGGAGCAGATAACATATCTACGTTATTTTTGCGTGAGAACATTATTTTCGGTTCGAGAAACTGTCGGAAAAAAGCGGAAAAAGAACCGCCGGATAGGGTAACTTGTAACTCCGCATCATTTAGATGTTCGtagaagtgctacttccacctttcaatttcCATTCTCTCGTCCATTCAAATGGTTCCGTTTAATCTCTAAAATTAACATAACGTACGTACTGAAACTCTTAGACATTCCAAGAAATCTATCGAGTTTCAAAGAGCGGAAACTTGCTTGGGATAACTTCAACGAcattatttagaaatttcactCTATATTTCTGGGACATCTCATAtaacccgggtagacgtgaatatcataatcatagcttaaaacgatcaaattttgatgtcatatcttaatatgatattgatgagatattcaaaaaaatgccaaatatctgctcaatatctcatcgtgatatgatttcaaaattagtacttaatttgatcattgaaaagcctagtgcaacccactgtcgaaatttcccaacattgcgcataaaaactgttttaagttttcaactttcattatatgccgtccccaaattacgtaacgcttcaggagattggggttcaataaattccgtaacgctccaggggaatagggaatatagcctagcgttacgacccatacaaaaaagttagagttatcatacaaaggcacattatggattccgccagaccctaatgaaccaaccatcgagttcaaaaatatcgaatttagcgttacataataaatagatgttcccttatgtacactacaaattttacaaacgagcactgggacaaaaaggaagtagaagtggccttcattttcaataagcggttttatggatgcggcaattgaacaaaaaaaaacagagtaatcggcacaaaaaatgcatataatcgatatttgattttctttaaaataggcataaaaacatatactgattttatctgatagatttcttaatcccaatttataattattttatttcactgtgagtaaaccagcagaggctttccatTTGAGCC contains the following coding sequences:
- the LOC134287977 gene encoding uncharacterized protein LOC134287977; protein product: MSDPGMDAAKKTKGKQQKSPPSIRSVNKEPPKDPSKQTQNKASKSDIVASSTSKPLNPPKSDPQATISAEKSCALCENPVNERMVQCNTCDVWHHFSCVGVSEDIKGYNWTCLKCDTAKAAKGAIPRKMMTRAAAAKGTKKANRKEGQIDGVNEQTKEADELAGAVGGPAPSLKASRAGSVVSAASRKSAKARLDVELQQIKAEEELMREEMQRKRELAKKKFEVLKEMADLEGSGESAVDQPNVVNKVEHWLKRHSEIREKGKQSYKEARVYDSEDGVETEVSSEISASGSESDSDEETSMDSGADRDGRADGAQSVGELVGRRHLRPKMTSTRKVPKGGSSNRSGTERQQSLRSDRKLSKDELAARQVVPRELPKFSGNPEEWPMFVSTYEDTSVMCGYTDAENMIRLRNCLKGDAFNAVRSFLMRPETVGRAISALKLRFGRPETIIDYLKDKIIAMPIIKPEAMDKLVDFALEVQNLCATIEACGEKQYMCDTTLLKEFEKKLPPQIRLDWARYKRKLRKAKLSTFSRWIYNLAEDVNVVFEPQYRGSKTQEFRAVRKEKYVNTHAEVSVKERSQPARTTQQSAIVGSGDNKPCPACKGDCKCLAKCKRFLELSYESKWATVRGFNFCRKCLRQHKGGCNSGECGKNGCTFKHHVLLHKDFAAPATTSKDTSNVGGSPKQNEERNVNTHRSDTGPGSFRYLPVTLFGDGVQVRCHAFLDDGSELTLIDQQLAEDLKLFGTVIPLCLKWTGGTHRYESDSQSINVEICGKDGKRTLLQDVRTVEELQLPYQSLDMDQLSERHGYLRGLPVDSYCNVRPRILIGLKHANLMLVRRSREGKMGEPIAVKTNLGWTVYGGWASQDSSSTASHTYHICSCNEPGLTHLNQMVKDYFSMDSLVVQPSNAGRLSKDDERAMALLESRTHFNGERYEAGLLWRSDKIRLPDNKAVAVRRWRCLEKRMEKDTELASILHEKIAEYRSKNYIRRLTSEELSTKYERVWYLPIFPVYNPNKPGKVRIVWDAAAQAYGISLNSVLLTGPDQLASLVGILYQFREHRIGVCADIREMFHQVDINPEDQQCQRFLWRDRDEHGDPSIYIMQVMTFGASCSPATAQFVKNKNAERFEEEYPTAVAVIKKRHYVDDMVFSVETEQEAVELAESVRFIHMEGGFEIRNWVSNSPLVLSTMNGEESTEKDLNISAEVASQKILGMWWHTKNDVFKYKICWTRFDSALLDGSRCPTKREILRTLMTIYDPLGLIDHFLVLLKILLQEVWRASVDWDERIPDNLFEKWRDWLQLLPEVEKLRIPRCYRQVVSSLDAASIEIHVFVDASESAMAAAVFLRLVEGNQVECSLIAAKTRVAPLKYTSIPRLELQAAVYGCRLAKNVIGNLTVNISKCTYWTDSRNVLCWLKADHKRYSAFVGSRVSEIQESTDVREWRWVPTRSNVADDGTRWRDRLDLSASSRWFKGPEFLMQAEEKWPTLPQKLLSTEEEMRPSVLLHFKVPEPAIDVGRFSSWRRLLAVTGYVLRFCLNLQRRRSQHPLRTGPLSSEELREAEEHHYRQAQRDVYQDEVAALETKESTIKRIPKTSPLYKLSPFVDESGVMRMKGRTTVCAYLHSDAKNPVILPPKHPVTSLILVHYHEKFLHRNYEIVVNEVRQKYSIFRLRQALTAIRRSCQWCKNRDVLPQPPEMADLPAARLSAYTRPFAHVGVDYFGPIEVTVGRRVEKRWGVLLTCLTVRAVHIEVAHSLTTSSCIMALRNFTARRGTPVSFYSDRGTNFVGANRELQEAMEAVNQNRLMREFVTSSTAWQFNPPAAPHMGGSWERLIQSVKRNLMEVLHARRPTDEELRNALTEIEGVLNTRPLTHVSIDDEAAPALTPNHFLLGSSDGSKPLSLVDADTAALRRGHPTSQWLANLFWKRWVRDYLPDITRRTKWHEQAKPLQVGDVVVIVDPEHPRSCWPKGRVIGVTSSGRQTRKATVQTLHGIYERPTVKLAVLDVRREME